The following is a genomic window from Sutcliffiella horikoshii.
ATCGTGGAATTTCCCATCTCGAAAACTTCTTATGAGGCACAAATCCACCGTACGTCCCTCTTTAGGGCGAAGCTCCAACAACGAGTCAATAGGAAAAGAAGTAATTCCAATCGAAGTCTTGTTGCTACACCAGGGATCATGTACAGATTGAGAAACAGTAAGGACTTGCAGAGCTAAATGACATAATGCACCTTTCAACATGAGAGGTGTATTTTTTTGGGAGAAAATTGCATATCCCATCCTTTTTGAATAACCCTAAGGAAAAGGACAGAGGAGGTATGTCTAACATGGAGCTTTTCACGGACTTAGCAAAAGTACTTTTCCGTATTGTAACCATCCTGCCATTAATGCTAATAGTTACGCTCTTCATGGGAAAACGGTCGATTGGAGAGCTTCCGGTCTTTGATTTTCTAGTTATTTTAACACTAGGTTCCGTCGTGGGGGCCGACATAGCCGATCCAAGTGTTCATCACATGCCGACTGTAGGGGCAATCATTGCCATTGCTCTCTTGCAAAAGTTTATTGCCTGGTGGAAAATAAAAAATCATCATATTGGGAAGTTGTTGTCCTTTGAACCGACGCTTGTTATTTATGACGGACAATTCCATATTGAAAATATGTACAAAATACATTACTCCATTGATAACATCCTGCAGATGTTAAGGGAAAAGGATGTCTTCCGTATCGAGGATGTCCACTTTGCATTAATTGAAGCGAATGGCGAGCTTTCGGTGAAATTAAAACCTGCAAAAGAAGCGGTTAAAGTGGAAGATGTGGCCACTGTACGTCCTAAGACTTCTATAGAATATAGCGTAATTATGGATGGGAGAATACAGCGAAAAACTCTGAACCTGTTGGGATTTGATGAAGCATGGTTAAAAGAAGAGTTGTTGAAAAAGGATATCGTTAATATCCAAGATGTTTTTTATGCTGCCATCAATGAAGAAAACAAGCTTCATGTTTCTTTGCGAAATTCTAAACTAAGGCCGACTATACCTATTTTTCACTAGTCGAAGACCCTTCCATTTTCAAAATATAATGCATTAAAAGTTCATTAACCTTATTCCTGATTCGCGGGTTGAAGTAATTATGGTGTTCTTCATATCCATTAAAAAGAAAAGCATACATCGTAAACGATTCATCCTGTTTTAATTTGTGGAGCTTCATTTGTTGCTGCTTCATGTCTGCTTTTATTTGCTTAAGTTGCAGCTGAATTTTGCGCATGACCTGATCAATAAGAGTGAGATAAGGTTCTTTTAATTTTATTCCGCTGTCTTTAATAATGCTTGTATCTCTTTCTAGTACAATCAGTAATAAAGGAAGATATATCGCCTGTTCAAACAGGTTTATTTGCTCTTTTGATAATCTTGTCATTTCATCTTCCTCCTAAATAATCAGAACGTTTGTTCGTATTTATTTTATACCAAAGTCTTAAAAATATGCAAGTAACTTTTTAAAACAGAAAAATAAAGTTTTTTTAAGTTTCTTAAAGGGGAATTATTTCATTTGTCGAAATAAGTAGAATAAAGAATTTTACATAAGGGAGAGATTTCAATGACAAAGAGAAAAATAGAGTCAACAGATCTGTTTCGTCTAACATCTATCACCGATCCGCAATGGGATAAACATTCCCGTAAATATGCGTTTGTGCAGACTACAGTACATGAGGAAGAAAATGAATATCGCTCTACCATTTACGTAGGGGATTTAGAGGGGAACGCGATACCATTCACATCTGGAAAAGGGAGAGCAACAAGCCCAAGATGGTCTCCGGATGGAAGCAAGCTTGTTTTTGTCTCCAACCGAAACGAGAAAAGCCAACTATATGTTATGCCGGTAAACGGTGGAGAAGCAGAGCAGGTAACCTTCTGTAAAAATGGTGCAAGAGGGCCAGTCTGGTCGCCATGCGGAACGAAAATATTGTTTAGTACTTCTGTAGAGAGTGCGGATGATTTGCATTCTACAAGCTCTAAAAGTGAGGAAAAGAAAAAACCTGAGCCTCTTGTAGTAGAAAAAATGCGCTACAAGTCCGATGCTAAGGGATTTTTAGACAACAAAAACGATCATCTTGCACTATTGGATTTGAAAACAAAGGAAGTAAGTCTCCTCACAGAAGGAGACAGGGATTATGGAAGCGCTGCATGGTCGCCTGATGGAACAAAAATTGCTTTTGTAGCAAATCTTGAAGAAAATCCAGATGTTTCTTTGGTTTCTGATGTTTATGTAATGGATGTTCAGTCAAAAGAAAAGAAAAAGCTTACACATAGCAACGGCTTCTTTTCCACCATCTCCTTTTCACCAGACGGTCAGTATCTGGGCTTTCTAGGACATGAAAAAGAGTTTCATAGTGCGACATTGACTCGTGTATGGGTGACCCAGATTGCAACAGGTGAAACCCATTGCCTAACAGAGAACCTTGATGTAGAGGTTGGGGATGTTGCTATTGGGGATTTCCATTCCGGTAACGTAAATCCTGGACTTATGTGGACAGAAGAGAGTGAGGGTTTCTATTTCTTAATGAGTGACCAAGGTGCTACAGGAATCTACTTTGGTTCTTTGGACGGTTCCATGTATCCAATTCATCTACCCGATGAGCACGTATATGCAGTAAGTATGCTTACAGATACCCATGAAGCAATTGTAGGGGTAAGCAACTCTACAGATCCAGGGGAACTTTACCACCTTAATTTCCGTTCTCAGACACGAACACAATTGACTAAAGTTAATGAAGCTTGGAAAAATGAAGTAGAGTTGAGTGTGGCAGAACCTATCCGCTATAAAGCACCGGATGGTTGGGATTTGCATGGCTGGATCATGAAACCTGCAGGATTTGAAGAAGGAAAGAAATATCCGACAATCTTGGAGGTACATGGCGGTCCTCATGCCATGTATGCCAATACGTATTTCCATGAGTTCCAAACATTGACGGCACAAGGATTTGTTGTGCTATTCACTAATCCCCGAGGAAGTCACGGTTATGGTCAAGAATTTGTTGATGCAGTGCGCGGTGATTACGGTGGCAAGGATTATCTTGATGTCATGGCTGCGATGGATTACGCGCTCGAAACATTCGACTTTATCGATGAAAAGAATCTTGGCATAACCGGAGGAAGTTATGGAGGTTTCATGACAAACTGGGTGGTCAGTCACACTGATCGTTTCAAAGCAGCTGTCACACAACGCTCCATTTCAAACTGGCTGAGCTTTTATGGTGTCAGTGACATTGGTTACTACTTCTCTGAATGGGAAGTGAAAGGGGATATGGGAGAAAAAGTCGATAAGCTTTGGGACCATTCTCCAATCAAATACGTGAGCAATGTCAATACGCCACTGCTAATCCTGCACGGTGAAAGAGATTACCGTTGTCCGGTGGAGCAAGCAGAGCAACTTTTCATTGCCTTAAAACAACAAGGAAAGACGACTAAGCTTGTTCGTTTCCCAGGTGCAAATCACGAGTTGTCCAGAAGCGGAGACCCAGCACTCCGCATTCACAGACTGGATCACATTAAGAACTGGTTTGTGGAGTACTTGGAAGGCACTAAGTAAAAAAAAGTAAAAAGCAGACGGGGCTCTTCCTTTTGGGAGAGCTTCGTTTCATTAGGAGGAGGGCACTATGATAAAGCTCCCGTCAGATTATATTCAAACAATCAGAAACATACATAAAGAAGAGGGAGAGGCCTGGCTGCAAAATTTTGACTCGCTGATAACGTACTGCGAGGAAAAGTGGAATCTGAAGGTTCTCCCTCCCTTTGAACTTTCCTATAATTTTGTTGCCCCTGCAGAGACAAAGGATGGAGGCAAAGTTGTCCTGAAACTCTCAGTGCCGACCAAGGAGTTCTATTCGGAAGTGGCAGCGTTAAGATATTTTGCTGGAGAGAGAATGGTCAAGATTATAGACACTGAAGTCGAAAAAGGAATATTGATATTGGATCATCTGATTCCTGGCGATACGCTGGCAACACTTGAGGATGATATAGAAGCAACCGAGGTTGCAACCAGTATTATGGAATCGTTGTGGGTACCGGAAACACCGGATTCTAGTTTGCCTCAAATCCAAGAAAGAGAGCAAAGCCTCATGAAATTTTTCAGCGCACATCCAACAGGTAAAGATCCTATCACACAAAATCTTCTTCAAAAAGCTATTAATACCTTCCGATGCTTGCTGGATGAAAAACAAGAAAGATACATCCTGCATGGAGATCTGCACCATTACAATATTTTAAAGGAGAAATCCTCATGGGTGGCTATCGACCCTAAAGGTTTGGTGGGAGAACGGGAATACGATACGATTCAATTTCTTCTAAACAATCTTCCGGAGGATAATATTGAATCGATTCTATACAAGAGAATCGCCGTTTTGGTGGATAAATTGAAACTGAATGAAAGAAGAATACTTGCATGGGGATTCGCACACTCTGTACTTTCTATCTGCTGGTCGATAGAGGACGGAGAAGAATATAGTGCACCATTTTATAAAAGCATATTTGTATTTGAAAAATTACATAATGAAAAATTTGGCTGTTTAACTTAGTAAAAAGAGTTTCTTTTTTTAAATAAGGTTATTTAATGGGACAATAAAGGAATAATTAGTACAATAGAGAAAGATGACTAGCAGAGAAGTGGAGATAGTGTAATGGAATTTATAGAATATATAAAAGAATTACTGACAATGGAAAATCTACTGGAGGTATTGGAAGAGTATCAATCATTTGGGCCACTGCCGGGTTTCTTGTTAGTGGTGCTGGAAGCATTTCTTCCTTTTCTTCCTTTGATCGTAATCGTCATGGCAAATGCTGCTGCTTTTGGTCTTTGGCTGGGGTTCCTCATTTCTTGGTCAGGGGCCGTGGTCGGAGCTGTGATTGTTTACTATTTTGTACATAAGTTGCAAAGATACCCCAGAATCCAGGCTTTGCTTAGAAAAGAAAAGATAAGGAAGATGATGTCTTGGATTGAAAGACATGGCTTCGGTCCTATCTTCTTTTTACTATGTTTTCCTTTTACTCCGTCATTTTTGATCAATGTGGTTGCCGGGTTATCCAAAATAAAATTTTACCAATTTTTTCTGGCATTGGTAGCCGGGAAAATGGTCATGATTTTTACCATCAGCTATATTGGCTATGATATTATTTCCTTTATTCGTGCGCCGATTAAAACGGCCATTGCTATTACCATTATGTTGGTATTATGGTTTATCGGGAAAAAAGTAGAACTTCGTTTACAGCTTTCAGGAGAAAAATAAACAATTGTTTGTAAAAATTCAGTATATTATGATAATATTAAAGTACAAAAGACCTAGATAGACATTCGGGGGTTATGAATTGAAAGAAAAGATCACAAAACGTAAATCAGCAATGAAATGGTTGGTTGTCACATTCCTTTTGGTGCTTATGATTCGTGCGCTTTTCTTTTCTAATTATATTGTAGAAGGGCATTCCATGAATCCAACATTGGAGCAAGGGAATTTCCTGATGGTTAATAAAATGGTTTACTCCTTTACGAAGCCGGAACGATTTGATGTGGTTGTTTTTCAACAAGAAGATGAGGATACCCATTACGTAAAAAGAGTAATAGGATTGCCAGGTGACCAAATTGAATACAAACAAGATATGCTCTATGTTAATGGAGAGCAAGTGACAGAGCCGTTCATCTCACCTGAGCGCTTAAAAATCTTTGGTGGCAACTTTACAGGTGATTTTTCTTTAGAAGAGTTGACGGGCGAAGAAGCAGTACCAAAAGGCCATGTATTTGTAATAGGAGATAACAGGCTCAACAGCTTAGACAGCAGGCATTTTGGATTTATAGAGATAGAAGACATTGTCGGTAAAGTTCATGTCCGCTATTGGCCTTTTGATGAATTTAATACTACCTTCAAGTAAAGAACACATTTCATCTCCGATAACCTAGTTAATCGCAGTGGAAGGCACGAAGACTCCTATGGGAGGAAGGGACATGGAAGACCCCGCAGGGCGAATGCCCGAGAAGGCTTCCGGACCGCCCATGGAAAGCGAAGTGCCTGGAACGAAGATTAGCTGTTTATACGGATTTCGAAATCTGTTCTTTTTTTACCTTTGCTTACAAAAACAGTATAATTAAAAGAGATTTAATTTTCAGATATAATAGGGGGATGGACATGAGATTACAGGGGAAAGTTGCAATTATAACAGGAGCTGCGAATGGCATAGGCTTGGAAGCGGCAAGGGTATTCTTAAAAGAAGGGGCAAAGGTAGCCCTGGTAGATTATGATGCAATGACTGGAGAGAAAAGAGTTGCAGAACTCCAAGCAGAAGGGGAAGCAGCGTTCTACCAAGTGGACGTTTCCAACGAGTCACAGGTAGTAGAAATGGTCGCAATGGTGAAAGAAAGATTCGGTAAAATCGATATTTTAATAAACAATGCAGGCATAACAAAAGATAATATGCTCCTGAAGATGAGTGGCGAAGATTTTCAAAAAGTAATGGAAGTCAATGTGAATGGTGTCTTTAATTGCACCCAGGCAGTGGTTCCTCATATGCTGGAAAACGGTAAAGGGAAAATCATCAATACGTCTTCCGTAAGCGGTATATATGGGAATGTTGGACAAACCAATTATGCTGCAGCAAAAGCTGCCGTAGTCGGTATGACAAAGTCATGGGCGAAGGAGTTTGGTCGGAAAAATATTAATGTGAATGCGGTAGCGCCTGGGTTTGTGGAAACGGCCATGGTGGAGACGATTCCTGAGAAGATGATCCAGACGATGCTTCAGTTGGTACCATTACAGCGGCTAGGAAAGCCAAGTGATGTTGCCAATGCGTATCTGTATCTTGCTTCAGATGAATCGGATTATGTGAATGGGACGGTTCTCCATGTAGATGGCGGAGTTATGATGTAAAAAGTAAA
Proteins encoded in this region:
- a CDS encoding DUF421 domain-containing protein; the encoded protein is MELFTDLAKVLFRIVTILPLMLIVTLFMGKRSIGELPVFDFLVILTLGSVVGADIADPSVHHMPTVGAIIAIALLQKFIAWWKIKNHHIGKLLSFEPTLVIYDGQFHIENMYKIHYSIDNILQMLREKDVFRIEDVHFALIEANGELSVKLKPAKEAVKVEDVATVRPKTSIEYSVIMDGRIQRKTLNLLGFDEAWLKEELLKKDIVNIQDVFYAAINEENKLHVSLRNSKLRPTIPIFH
- a CDS encoding S9 family peptidase, translated to MTKRKIESTDLFRLTSITDPQWDKHSRKYAFVQTTVHEEENEYRSTIYVGDLEGNAIPFTSGKGRATSPRWSPDGSKLVFVSNRNEKSQLYVMPVNGGEAEQVTFCKNGARGPVWSPCGTKILFSTSVESADDLHSTSSKSEEKKKPEPLVVEKMRYKSDAKGFLDNKNDHLALLDLKTKEVSLLTEGDRDYGSAAWSPDGTKIAFVANLEENPDVSLVSDVYVMDVQSKEKKKLTHSNGFFSTISFSPDGQYLGFLGHEKEFHSATLTRVWVTQIATGETHCLTENLDVEVGDVAIGDFHSGNVNPGLMWTEESEGFYFLMSDQGATGIYFGSLDGSMYPIHLPDEHVYAVSMLTDTHEAIVGVSNSTDPGELYHLNFRSQTRTQLTKVNEAWKNEVELSVAEPIRYKAPDGWDLHGWIMKPAGFEEGKKYPTILEVHGGPHAMYANTYFHEFQTLTAQGFVVLFTNPRGSHGYGQEFVDAVRGDYGGKDYLDVMAAMDYALETFDFIDEKNLGITGGSYGGFMTNWVVSHTDRFKAAVTQRSISNWLSFYGVSDIGYYFSEWEVKGDMGEKVDKLWDHSPIKYVSNVNTPLLILHGERDYRCPVEQAEQLFIALKQQGKTTKLVRFPGANHELSRSGDPALRIHRLDHIKNWFVEYLEGTK
- a CDS encoding aminoglycoside phosphotransferase family protein, whose translation is MIKLPSDYIQTIRNIHKEEGEAWLQNFDSLITYCEEKWNLKVLPPFELSYNFVAPAETKDGGKVVLKLSVPTKEFYSEVAALRYFAGERMVKIIDTEVEKGILILDHLIPGDTLATLEDDIEATEVATSIMESLWVPETPDSSLPQIQEREQSLMKFFSAHPTGKDPITQNLLQKAINTFRCLLDEKQERYILHGDLHHYNILKEKSSWVAIDPKGLVGEREYDTIQFLLNNLPEDNIESILYKRIAVLVDKLKLNERRILAWGFAHSVLSICWSIEDGEEYSAPFYKSIFVFEKLHNEKFGCLT
- a CDS encoding TVP38/TMEM64 family protein yields the protein MEFIEYIKELLTMENLLEVLEEYQSFGPLPGFLLVVLEAFLPFLPLIVIVMANAAAFGLWLGFLISWSGAVVGAVIVYYFVHKLQRYPRIQALLRKEKIRKMMSWIERHGFGPIFFLLCFPFTPSFLINVVAGLSKIKFYQFFLALVAGKMVMIFTISYIGYDIISFIRAPIKTAIAITIMLVLWFIGKKVELRLQLSGEK
- the lepB gene encoding signal peptidase I gives rise to the protein MKEKITKRKSAMKWLVVTFLLVLMIRALFFSNYIVEGHSMNPTLEQGNFLMVNKMVYSFTKPERFDVVVFQQEDEDTHYVKRVIGLPGDQIEYKQDMLYVNGEQVTEPFISPERLKIFGGNFTGDFSLEELTGEEAVPKGHVFVIGDNRLNSLDSRHFGFIEIEDIVGKVHVRYWPFDEFNTTFK
- the fabG gene encoding 3-oxoacyl-ACP reductase FabG; the protein is MRLQGKVAIITGAANGIGLEAARVFLKEGAKVALVDYDAMTGEKRVAELQAEGEAAFYQVDVSNESQVVEMVAMVKERFGKIDILINNAGITKDNMLLKMSGEDFQKVMEVNVNGVFNCTQAVVPHMLENGKGKIINTSSVSGIYGNVGQTNYAAAKAAVVGMTKSWAKEFGRKNINVNAVAPGFVETAMVETIPEKMIQTMLQLVPLQRLGKPSDVANAYLYLASDESDYVNGTVLHVDGGVMM